From the Quercus lobata isolate SW786 chromosome 6, ValleyOak3.0 Primary Assembly, whole genome shotgun sequence genome, one window contains:
- the LOC115993862 gene encoding protein STRICTOSIDINE SYNTHASE-LIKE 5-like isoform X1, which yields MDESKNPDSASLPRPSKVTFTKQKSSWPFTFLVTVLVPVVAATLLYQLDSFDPAPLPPDELTGHVITVPACNDHMLRVSEFVGVGNLIAPEDVAYDAKSGVIYTGCADGWISRVTVNDSAADSVVEKWINTGGRPLGIAFGHNNELIVADTEKGLLNVTADGVVELLTDEADGQKFKLTDAVDVAHNGIIYFTDASYKYSLSKANWDILEGKPNGRLLSYDPATKTTKVLVHNLYFANGVVVSTDQNYVIFCETPMRRCGKYDIQGKEKGRVEKFIDHLPGLPDNIRYDGEGQYWIALATGYTLELDIAFRCPFIRKILIIMEKYIGKPHMEKNGGVIAIDLAGNPIAHYYDPGLAFVSSGIKIGNHLYCGSIVLPYIVRLNLKQYPAQATI from the exons ATGGACGAGTCAAAAAATCCCGACTCAGCTTCCCTACCCAGACCCTCTAAAGTCACTTTTACCAAACAGAAAAGCTCATGGCCCTTCACTTTCTTAGTCACAGTATTGGTCCCCGTTGTGGCGGCGACATTGCTCTACCAACTCGACTCGTTCGACCCGGCTCCTCTGCCACCTGACGAGTTGACTGGGCACGTCATAACCGTGCCAGCATGTAACGACCACATGCTCAGAGTGTCTGAGTTTGTGGGTGTTGGGAATTTGATAGCTCCAGAAGATGTAGCTTATGATGCCAAGTCAGGAGTCATCTACACCGGCTGTGCTGACGGGTGGATCAGCCGAGTCACTGTAAACGACTCGGCGGCTGACTCGGTTGTGGAGAAATGGATCAACACCGGTGGGAGACCCTTGGGAATCGCTTTTGGTCACAACAATGAACTTATCGTTGCTGATACTGAAAAG GGCCTCCTAAATGTGACAGCGGACGGTGTGGTGGAGCTGCTGACAGATGAGGCTGAtggacaaaaattcaaattgacaGACGCTGTAGATGTAGCACACAATGGCATAATTTATTTCACAGATGCTTCATATAAATATAGTTTAAGTAAGGCCAATTGGGACATTTTGGAAGGTAAGCCCAATGGTAGACTTTTGAGTTATGATCCAGCAACCAAAACTACCAAGGTACTGGTCCACAACCTCTACTTTGCCAATGGTGTAGTAGTCTCAACTGATCAGAATTATGTGATCTTTTGCGAAACCCCAAT GAGAAGATGTGGAAAATATGACATACAAGgcaaggaaaaaggaagagtaGAAAAATTTATTGATCATCTACCAGGCTTGCCTGATAACATTCGATATGATGGAGAAGGTCAATATTGGATTGCACTGGCAACG GGATATACACTTGAATTGGATATAGCATTCAGATGCCCTTTCATCCGGAAGATTCTAATAATCATGGAGAAGTACATAGGAAAACCACATATGGAGAAGAATGGTGGGGTTATAGCCATTGATTTGGCAGGAAATCCGATTGCCCATTACTATGATCCTGGATTGGCATTTGTTTCAAGTGGGATCAAGATAGGAAATCATTTGTACTGTGGTTCAATTGTCCTTCCCTACATTGTTCGCCTTAACCTGAAACAATATCCTGCTCAGGCCACCATATGA
- the LOC115995371 gene encoding protein STRICTOSIDINE SYNTHASE-LIKE 5-like, which produces MDESKTPDSASLPRPSKPTISKQKSSWPFTFLVTVLVPVVAATLLYQLDSFDPAPLPPDVLTRHVITVPARNDHMLRESELVGVGNLKAPEDVAYDAKSGVIYTGCADGWISRVTVNDSAADSVVEKWVNTGGRPLGIAFGQNNELIVADPQKGLLNVTADGVVELLTDEAEGQKFKTTNAVDVAHNGIIYFTDASYKYSVSKANWDLLEGKPNGRLLSYDPATKTTKVLVDNLYFANGVVVSPDQNYVIFCETPMRRCGKYHIQGKEKGKVDKFIDYLPGLPDNIRYDGEGQYWIALYRGHTLEFDIAFRYPFIRKILIIVEKYIGRPRIEKNGGVLAIDLVGNPIAHYYDPGLAMVSSGIKIGNHLYCGSVALPYIIRLNLKQDPGQAAT; this is translated from the exons ATGGACGAGTCAAAAACCCCCGACTCAGCTTCCCTACCCCGACCCTCTAAACCCACtatttccaaacaaaaaagCTCATGGCCCTTCACTTTCTTAGTCACAGTATTGGTCCCCGTTGTGGCGGCGACGTTGCTCTACCAACTCGACTCGTTCGACCCGGCTCCTCTGCCGCCTGACGTGTTGACTCGGCACGTCATAACTGTGCCAGCACGTAACGACCACATGCTCCGAGAGTCTGAGTTGGTGGGTGTTGGGAATTTGAAAGCTCCAGAAGATGTAGCTTATGATGCCAAGTCCGGAGTCATCTACACGGGCTGTGCTGACGGGTGGATCAGCCGAGTCACTGTAAACGACTCGGCGGCTGACTCGGTTGTGGAGAAATGGGTCAACACTGGTGGGAGACCCTTGGGAATTGCTTTTGGTCAAAACAATGAACTTATCGTTGCTGATCCTCAAAAG GGCCTTCTAAATGTGACAGCAGACGGTGTGGTGGAGCTGTTGACAGATGAGGCTGAGggacaaaaattcaaaacgaCAAACGCTGTAGATGTGGCACATAATGGCATAATTTATTTCACAGATGCTTCATATAAATATAGTGTAAGTAAGGCCAATTGGGACCTTTTGGAAGGTAAACCCAATGGTAGACTTTTGAGTTATGATCCAGCAACTAAAACCACCAAGGTACTGGTCGACAACCTCTACTTTGCCAATGGTGTAGTAGTCTCACCTGATCAGAATTATGTGATCTTTTGCGAAACCCCAAT GAGAAGGTGTGGAAAATATCACATACAAGGCAAGGAGAAAGGAAAAGTAGACAAATTTATTGATTATCTGCCAGGCTTGCCAGATAACATTCGATATGATGGAGAAGGTCAATATTGGATTGCATTGTATAGG GGACATACACTTGAATTTGATATAGCATTCAGATACCCTTTCATCAGGAAGATTCTAATAATCGTGGAGAAGTACATAGGAAGACCACGTATAGAGAAGAATGGTGGGGTTTTGGCCATTGATTTGGTAGGAAATCCCATTGCCCATTACTATGATCCTGGATTGGCAATGGTTTCAAGTGGGATCAAGATAGGAAATCATTTGTACTGTGGCTCAGTTGCCCTTCCCTACATTATTCGCCTCAACCTAAAACAAGATCCTGGCCAGGCCGCCACATGA
- the LOC115993625 gene encoding sufE-like protein 1, chloroplastic/mitochondrial, giving the protein MDGSVENVNFGSNSDLGVEETPIGVSNSGLKVDSRDGNVNVELDSEVGGERNPVQSSNSGGLGSRGMRIKEKLERELSPVAIEVEDISYQHARLAGVRGSDGETHFNVKIVSKEFEGKSLVKRHRLVYGLLQDELQSGLHALSIVAKTPSEVNGS; this is encoded by the coding sequence ATGGATGGCAGTGTTGAAAATGTGAACTTTGGATCAAATTCTGATCTGGGTGTTGAAGAAACTCCGATTGGGGTATCGAATTCGGGGTTGAAAGTAGATAGCAGAGATGGAAATGTGAATGTTGAATTGGATTCTGAGGTGGGTGGAGAAAGAAACCCGGTTCAGAGTTCGAATTCAGGTGGTTTGGGGAGTAGAGGGATGAGAATAAAGGAGAAATTGGAGAGGGAGCTTAGTCCGGTGGCCATAGAAGTGGAAGATATCTCTTATCAGCATGCCAGGCTTGCTGGTGTTAGAGGAAGTGATGGGGAGACAcattttaatgtaaaaattgtgtCTAAAGAGTTTGAAGGGAAAAGTTTGGTTAAGAGGCACAGGCTTGTTTATGGTTTGTTGCAAGATGAGTTACAGAGTGGACTACACGCATTGTCCATTGTGGCAAAGACACCTTCTGAAGTTAATGGAAGTTGA